From Myxococcales bacterium, the proteins below share one genomic window:
- a CDS encoding FHA domain-containing protein, with the protein MARLILATPEGQQAIELRGTNSLGRHPNNSIQLLDKIVSKEHCIVEERDGRFVLRDLGSLNGTYINGERVRGEQLLKHGDEISLGMTRARYDDGSSPLEISPQAVGPGAVLHPGVAPQQTAPQGYGAPPPRPPMPSQPNPGAVSGKSGPWQAQQPPPMPQGRPPYPGQPGMPMQHHPQGPGGTSPMGPPGPVGPPSQAQGAQAFGYAPPPPPNRPAFKTRVDVLDSSARQIGTQIAALQKGFLPFDQVSHDPGQLRVDYERLRLTWELTRDIGLERDLEKLLQKILLSLFKFVKADRGVILLKESDGSLQARAAHRRDGTDKPIEVSSTILNHVISERAGVLTHDASMDFAGAKGKSMILNRISSAIVVPLLHDDDVLGALWLDSEMLAQFQQKDLELITAVGNQAAMFIENTLLAKKIEQEIVNRERFSRLLSPNVAERVLSGKLEIKKGGISIPECSVFNSDIRGFTSMSEGAPAGAILDLLNEYFEQMVEQIFRYEGTLDKFMGDGIMAFWGAPVAQQDDAVRSVQCALDQMEALGRFNRKLVEQDHPPLAVGIGIHTGPLVAGYVGSSKALSYTVIGDTANTSARLCGIAAAGQIIVSESTLAKLGSRFEVDELPPAQLKGKEKPLRIFNIKRERRH; encoded by the coding sequence ATGGCTCGATTGATCCTTGCCACACCCGAGGGCCAGCAGGCGATCGAGCTTCGAGGCACGAACAGCCTCGGCCGACACCCGAACAACTCCATCCAGCTGCTCGACAAGATCGTCTCGAAAGAGCACTGCATCGTCGAGGAGCGGGACGGGCGCTTCGTCCTGCGCGACCTCGGCAGCTTGAACGGCACGTACATCAACGGCGAGCGCGTCCGTGGCGAGCAGCTCCTCAAACACGGCGACGAGATCTCGCTCGGAATGACCCGCGCGCGGTACGACGACGGCTCCTCGCCCCTCGAAATTTCTCCGCAGGCGGTGGGCCCGGGTGCGGTGCTCCACCCCGGCGTCGCCCCTCAACAGACGGCGCCCCAAGGCTATGGCGCGCCGCCGCCGCGTCCCCCGATGCCGTCGCAGCCGAACCCGGGCGCGGTGTCGGGCAAGTCCGGCCCCTGGCAAGCCCAACAGCCTCCGCCGATGCCTCAGGGGAGGCCTCCTTACCCCGGGCAGCCGGGCATGCCCATGCAGCACCACCCCCAAGGCCCCGGCGGAACGAGCCCGATGGGCCCTCCGGGTCCCGTCGGTCCGCCGTCGCAGGCGCAGGGGGCGCAGGCGTTCGGGTACGCCCCTCCCCCTCCTCCGAATCGTCCCGCCTTCAAGACACGGGTCGACGTGCTCGACTCGTCGGCGCGCCAAATCGGAACGCAGATCGCCGCCCTCCAGAAGGGCTTTCTCCCGTTCGACCAGGTCTCGCACGACCCGGGTCAGCTGCGCGTCGACTACGAGCGCCTTCGCCTCACGTGGGAGCTCACCCGAGACATCGGGCTCGAGCGCGACCTGGAGAAGCTCCTCCAGAAGATCCTGCTCTCTCTCTTCAAGTTCGTGAAGGCCGACCGCGGCGTCATTCTCCTCAAGGAGAGCGACGGCTCGCTGCAGGCACGCGCCGCCCACCGCCGAGACGGGACCGACAAACCCATCGAGGTCTCGTCCACGATCCTGAACCACGTCATCTCCGAGCGCGCGGGTGTGCTCACCCACGACGCCTCCATGGACTTCGCCGGCGCCAAAGGCAAGTCCATGATCTTGAACCGTATTTCGAGCGCGATCGTGGTCCCGCTGCTGCACGACGACGACGTCCTCGGCGCGCTCTGGCTCGACTCGGAGATGCTCGCGCAGTTCCAACAGAAGGACCTCGAGCTCATCACCGCCGTGGGCAACCAGGCGGCGATGTTCATCGAGAACACGCTGCTCGCGAAGAAGATCGAGCAAGAGATCGTGAACCGAGAGCGGTTCTCGCGGCTCCTCTCGCCGAACGTGGCCGAGCGCGTGCTCTCGGGCAAGCTCGAGATCAAAAAGGGCGGCATCTCGATCCCCGAGTGCTCCGTGTTCAACAGCGACATCCGCGGGTTCACGAGCATGAGCGAGGGGGCACCCGCCGGCGCCATCCTCGACCTCTTGAACGAGTACTTCGAGCAGATGGTCGAGCAGATCTTCCGCTACGAGGGCACGCTCGACAAGTTCATGGGCGACGGGATCATGGCCTTCTGGGGCGCTCCGGTCGCTCAGCAAGACGACGCCGTCCGCAGCGTCCAGTGCGCCCTCGACCAGATGGAGGCGCTCGGCCGCTTCAACCGAAAGCTGGTCGAACAGGATCACCCGCCGCTCGCCGTGGGCATCGGTATCCACACGGGTCCGCTCGTCGCCGGCTACGTCGGCAGCTCGAAGGCGCTCAGCTACACGGTCATCGGCGACACCGCGAACACGAGCGCGCGCCTCTGCGGGATCGCGGCGGCCGGCCAGATCATCGTGAGCGAGAGCACCCTCGCCAAGCTCGGCTCTCGTTTCGAGGTCGACGAGCTTCCTCCCGCGCAGCTCAAGGGCAAAGAGAAGCCCCTCCGCATCTTCAACATCAAGCGCGAACGTCGGCACTGA